TGAAAAATATAAATAAACATTTTTCCCATGAGTCAATTAAACACTTTGAGATGTGTCCAATTGACACTACACTATCAAAAAATCCGAACTTAAGAAGCTAAGATGCAAGAATTCTCACTAACCACTTTGTTAGAAATGACGGTTGGGCTCGCCAGCGGAGCGAATAACGAAGAGCGCTTCCACCGATTGTTGGACGCAGTGCGTAAAGCCGTCATTTGTGACTGTGTTGTCTTGATGTCACTGCAAAACGACACCTTAACACCACTGGCAATGCAAGGATTGACTCGTGATACCTTGGGTCGACGTTTTATGGTCAGTGAGCACCCAAGGTTGGCGCAGATTTGCAGTGCTGACCTGCCTGTGCGTTTTGCGGCAGATTGTCCACTTCCTGATCCTTTTGATGGTTTACTGCTTGATAGCGAAGATGATCTTCCAATGCACTCTTGCATGGGCTTACCACTGCATTTTGGCGACCAACTGCTGGGTATCTTGACGCTGGATAGCTTAAAACCGGATGCGTTTGATCATCTCTCCCCTCGTAGTTTAGAAATACTAGCGGCGATTGCCGCTGCCACGTTGAAGATGGCTCTCACCTTCTCTGAGCTTGAGAACCAAGCCAAACAAACGCAACAGCGCCTTGAAGAACTCAATGAAGAAGCTTGGAACCGAGACAGCATAGAGATCATCGGTAATAGTGGCGCAATGCTCGCCATGAAAGCGGATATTGATGTCGTTGCTCCCTCTCAATTCAATATTTTGATCCACGGTGAAACCGGTGTGGGTAAAGAGTTAGTTGCGCGGACGATTCATCACCGCTCCAACCGCAAACGCCAACCGCTGGTGTATGTTAACTGCGCCGCCATTCCCGAAAATTTGTTAGAAAGCGAGCTGTTTGGCCATGTCAAAGGGGCATTTACCGGAGCAGATCGCCCGAGAATGGGCAAATTCGCGCTGGCCGATGGTGGCACGCTGTTTCTTGATGAAATCGGTGAGTTACCACTGAGTGCCCAAAGCAAAATTTTGCGAGCACTGCAAAACCATGAAATTCAACCCGTTGGACAAGACCGTGTACAAACCGTTGATGTGCGTATTCTGGCGGCGACCAACCGGGACTTGAAAAAAGAGGTTGAAGCGGGTCGTTTTCGTGCTGACCTTTACCACAGATTGAGTGTCTACCCAATTTATGTGCCGCCACTGCGCGAGCGTAAAGGCGACCTTTCTCTGCTTGCGGGATATTTCGTTGAACAAGCGAGACGTAAGCTGGGCATTACTCAACTTAAACTGCACGCCGAGGCGTTAAGTCAACTCATCCAATATCCTTGGCCGGGCAATGTTCGCGAACTGGAACATGTGATCAACCGAGCGGCACTCAAGGCGAAGGCACGCCAACGCGGACGACCAGTAACGACACTTAAAGCCGAAGACGTGGGTGAATTACAAGGGCCAAGAGCCCCCTTGTCGCAACAAACACCACAAGAGGATTTTGCGCTGAGTGAAGCACTCCAAGATTTGGGATTACGAGAAGCGACTGACGAATTCCAACGCCATTTGATCAGCGAAACGTTAACCCAAGCCAACTTTAATTGGGCCGAAGCAGCACGCCGTTTACACACCGATCGTGCCAACCTCACTCGACTGGCGAAACGACTAGGACTCAGCGTTTCACGCAGCCATGCGATTGAACGCTCACATTAACTGTGCGAGGGAGTTACAGTCATTTGTGCAGGATGAGAACGAGGGAATACGCGTTCATACTCCTGCATAAAATCACGTCGGATTAACTGCTCTAGCTGATTGGCACGTTCTGTAGGGCAAAAAATCATAAAGTGAACCACCTGCTCGCCAGTCGATGAACTACTGATTTCAATATGCGGCTCTGCACTTGGCAAATCGACACCGGCGTGCCGCTCAATCACCGTATTGTACCGGCGAGCAACATCCATAAAATGCGCAAAATGCTCATCAATTTTTTCATGCAGCACTGGTACTAGAGGGAAAAGATTCACAAAATCCGGCACCACAATATTGAAGTTATGGAAGACATAACGTTTCATAAAATTCAAATTCTTGACCGGAAAAGAGAAAAACATGCTGTTAGGCAAAGTCGCGGTTTTTCCAGTGTAATTGTACTGCCCATGATGTAGGTCGATCTCTTGGATCACGGTTGCCATCAGGTTGTGCTCAATCACTTCGCCACACACAGTTCCCACTTCAATCCAATCCCCAATTCGAAATGAGCGAGAACTCGCCCGTTGAATAGACCCCGTAAAACATAAAATAATCTCTTTGGAAGCCACGACAATGGCGACTGCAATTGCCGTAACCGACAGCGCAAATTCACTAATTTCAGATTGCCACAACATGAACATGGCTAGCAGAGTGACCGTAAATACTCCATTTTTGGTACGTGACATCCATTTGCGCTGCTTTTCGGTAATGAGGGGAGCATCTCCACGAATGTTATCCAAAATGATGCGGCGCACTGAAATAACACCTAGTAAAATTAAGGCTGTCAGCAGCAACTTATGTGTGAGCAAAAAATTCACCACGATGCTCAGTTGTTCCATGTCATTCTCCTACTACGGCTTAACCCGCCGCTTTCATCTGGTTGTGTTGCTTGTCGCGCCAATTTCAACATTGAACACCCTTGCGTGACAAGTTCTATCCCCAAACTCTTGGCTCCTCGGCAAATTTCATCATAAAAAAAGCCGCTTAAAGCGGCTTTTCAAAGAAAGTACCTTTACTGCCGATAATGCAGTGCCGTTTTCTCTGCGAGTTTAACAATCACTTGAACCGCAGCTTCCATCCCTTCAATAGTGATGAATTCATGAATACCGTGGAAATTGTATCCCCCAGTAAAAATGTTTGGACAAGGTAGCCCCATGAATGAAAGGCGCGCCCCATCCGTACCACCACGAATCGGCTTAATTTGAGGTTCCACATCGCACTCGATCATCGCTTGTTTTGCCAGTTCGATAATATGCGGATGCGGCTCAACCATCTCCTTCATATTGGAATAACTCTGTTCAAAGCTCACTTCAACGCGGCCTTTTTTGAGCTGCTGGTTTAATTCCGCCACTTTCTCTTGCATCAAATCTTGGCGCGCTTGTAAACCATTTGCCTCAAAGTCCCGAAGAATGTATTTCAACTCAGATTTAGCCACACCCATGGTCGCGCTCGAAAGATGATAGAAACCTTGATAGCCCTCAGTATGCTGCGGTGTTTCAATTTCCGGCATCATCAAAATCAACTGCGCCGCAATGTGCATGGCATTGACCATTTTGTCTTTCGCCGTCCCCGGATGCACATTCACACCATGACAAGTGATGGTCGCCGTTGCAGCATTGAAGTTCTCATACTCCAATTCTCCGATCGGGCCACCATCAATCGTGTAGGCCCACTGCGCCGCAAACTTCGCAACATTAAAGTGGTTCGCTCCACGACCGATTTCCTCATCCGGAGTAAAAGCAATCGAAATATCGCCATGCGCAATAGAAGGATTCGCGAGCAACATTTCGATTGCAGTGATAATTTCAGCAATCCCCGCTTTGTTATCGGCACCAAGTAACGTTGTACCATCGGTTGTGATCAAGTTATAGCCATGCAACGAATGCAGATCGGGGTATTGGATTGGCGAGAGCACTTCATCCCCTTTACCGAGGGCAATATCACCGCCTTGATAATCTTCAACGATTTGTGGTTTCACATTTTTACCGCTGGCATCCGGTGCGGTGTCCATATGAGCAATAAAACCAATCGCAGGAACTGAGTAATCGACATTGGATTTCAATTTGGCCATGACATAGCCATGCTCATCCAGCGATACATCACTCAAGCCTAACTCCAAAAGTTCTTCATAAAGCGCCTGTGCAAACACTTTCTGCCCCGTTGAACTTGGGCTATGGTGGTTTTTCGGTTTGGATTGAGTATCAAAAGTGACATAGCGCATAAAGCGCCCAACAAGATTTTTCATAAACAAGCACTCATCATTTAAATACGCAGCGTTGGTGAAACCTCGCTGAAAGGGCATAAGCAGTGAATTGCATCCCATACTACGTATTCTTGCCGCGGATGAGTTGCTACAAATCAGTTTTTCACCGATTAATCGAAACTCGCTGTGCTTCTTAACTTAAAAAATGATGAGAGATGGAACGACATAAAGAAAAGCCTACCCCGCTGGGTAGGCTTGATATTCTTGCCCTCTAAACAACTTTGCATTGTCGCCAATCACATAGCGAATGTGAGTCGGTGGTGGCTAAATTGATTTATAACGAGATGAAGATACCCGCTAAACAAGCACTCATTAGGTTAGCCAGTGTGCCAGCAATCACGGCTTTGATACCGAGGTTTGCTACGTCAGAACGGCGCTCTGGCGCAATAACACCAATGGAGCCTAGCTGAATGGCAATAGAACCGATGTTAGCAAAACCGCACAACGCAAAAGTGATGATCACTTGGCTATGCTCAGAAAGCAGTGCTTTGTGCTCAACAAAGTCTATGAAGGCGACAAACTCGTTCATGACGACTTTCTGGCCGATGTAAGAACCCGCCGCCAGAACTTCATGGCTAGGAATACCAATCACCCACGCCAGTGGCGCAAATAGGTAACCAAACAGTGCTTGCAGAGTGATCCCGCTAAAGCCGACCAACTCACCAAGATTTTCAAGACCAGTGTTCACCATGGCAATCACACTGACAAACGCGATAAGCATGGTGCCTACGGCTACGGCCACTTTCATACCATTCATCGCGCCGCTGGCCAGAGCATCAATCAAATTGCTGTCTTGGGCTTTGTCCAACTCAACTTGGCTTTGATCAATAGGGGTACCACGCTCAGGAATGATGATTTTTGCCATCATCAAGCTACCTGGTGCGGCCATAAAACTCGCCGCAATCAAGTATTTCAGATCAACACCCAAACCTGCATAACCACCTAACACGGAACCCGCAACCGATGCCATACCACCCGCCATAACAGCAAAGAGTTCTGAGCGAGTCATATTGGCTAAGAATGGTCGCACAAGCAGTGGTGATTCACCTTGTGAAAGGAAAATGTTACCTGTTGCAACCAGAGATTCCGCCTTACTGGTACCCAAGAAACGTTGGATACCACCACCAATAAACGCAATGACTTTTTGCATGACGCCAAGGTAATAAAGTGCAGAAATAAGCGCACTGAAGAAAATTATGATAGGTAAGACACGAATCGCGAAGATAAAGCCCGTATCCGCCAGATCACCAAATAAGAAGCGAATACCAATATCCGCAAAGCTCAGCAAGCCTGAAACACCGTTACTTAAACTGCTCAGAGCAGCTTGTCCCAATGGAAAATAAAGCACTAATGCTGCAAAACCAATTTGCAATAACAGAGCGCGAGAGACGGTTTTCCAATTAATCGCACTGCGGCTTTCAGAGAGCAGATACGCGCACAGGATCAGTACCGTAACACCGATGATTCCAAACAAAATCGCCATAATTTACCTAGAAAAATGTGAGTAAAAACAGGGAAACCCCATGGCTTGGTCTAGGTGCAGGCGGAGACAATCTCAAAAGGAGAGAATAAAGCTTTATTGCTCACTAGCCATTCACTTCAACAAACCCAAGCTTGGGAATTAGCTGGTCCGATCCTTGGGGTCATTCACATTTCCTTGTGACGGCTTGTACTGGCAGAGCAACCGGCTCTTAGCCGGACGCGAAGTATAACGATAAAAAAATGAGTTTCATCACATTTTTTTACGCAAACGTTTATTTATGCCATTTTTCCCTATAAAGACCAAAATCAAGCAGAATGAGTGTGGAACAAATAATGGCTGAAGACATTTCAATAACAAGCACCAATCAAATGGAACGCACATCACAAATGCATATTCTTTTATTTATTATTCACCAAGCAAGCTAGCGTTAGTCATAAAATCGGCCTACGTTTAACTGAATTTCTTCTTCCTTTTATCGCATAACCATTACTAATAACGTCAGTGTTCGCGCCTCACGTGTTTTTCGAAAACCGTGAGGCGTTTTTTCAGCTCAACCTCACTTTTTGTACATTTTCATCTCCTAAATCTCTCTTTAGCACTCCTCAGAAAAATAGATAAGGTTATGATGCGGGTGACCGCCACAGCAGATTTAAGTACGACAGTTATACTTAAACAA
This genomic window from Vibrio mimicus contains:
- the pepT gene encoding peptidase T, giving the protein MKNLVGRFMRYVTFDTQSKPKNHHSPSSTGQKVFAQALYEELLELGLSDVSLDEHGYVMAKLKSNVDYSVPAIGFIAHMDTAPDASGKNVKPQIVEDYQGGDIALGKGDEVLSPIQYPDLHSLHGYNLITTDGTTLLGADNKAGIAEIITAIEMLLANPSIAHGDISIAFTPDEEIGRGANHFNVAKFAAQWAYTIDGGPIGELEYENFNAATATITCHGVNVHPGTAKDKMVNAMHIAAQLILMMPEIETPQHTEGYQGFYHLSSATMGVAKSELKYILRDFEANGLQARQDLMQEKVAELNQQLKKGRVEVSFEQSYSNMKEMVEPHPHIIELAKQAMIECDVEPQIKPIRGGTDGARLSFMGLPCPNIFTGGYNFHGIHEFITIEGMEAAVQVIVKLAEKTALHYRQ
- a CDS encoding mechanosensitive ion channel family protein, giving the protein MEQLSIVVNFLLTHKLLLTALILLGVISVRRIILDNIRGDAPLITEKQRKWMSRTKNGVFTVTLLAMFMLWQSEISEFALSVTAIAVAIVVASKEIILCFTGSIQRASSRSFRIGDWIEVGTVCGEVIEHNLMATVIQEIDLHHGQYNYTGKTATLPNSMFFSFPVKNLNFMKRYVFHNFNIVVPDFVNLFPLVPVLHEKIDEHFAHFMDVARRYNTVIERHAGVDLPSAEPHIEISSSSTGEQVVHFMIFCPTERANQLEQLIRRDFMQEYERVFPRSHPAQMTVTPSHS
- the norR gene encoding nitric oxide reductase transcriptional regulator NorR; this translates as MQEFSLTTLLEMTVGLASGANNEERFHRLLDAVRKAVICDCVVLMSLQNDTLTPLAMQGLTRDTLGRRFMVSEHPRLAQICSADLPVRFAADCPLPDPFDGLLLDSEDDLPMHSCMGLPLHFGDQLLGILTLDSLKPDAFDHLSPRSLEILAAIAAATLKMALTFSELENQAKQTQQRLEELNEEAWNRDSIEIIGNSGAMLAMKADIDVVAPSQFNILIHGETGVGKELVARTIHHRSNRKRQPLVYVNCAAIPENLLESELFGHVKGAFTGADRPRMGKFALADGGTLFLDEIGELPLSAQSKILRALQNHEIQPVGQDRVQTVDVRILAATNRDLKKEVEAGRFRADLYHRLSVYPIYVPPLRERKGDLSLLAGYFVEQARRKLGITQLKLHAEALSQLIQYPWPGNVRELEHVINRAALKAKARQRGRPVTTLKAEDVGELQGPRAPLSQQTPQEDFALSEALQDLGLREATDEFQRHLISETLTQANFNWAEAARRLHTDRANLTRLAKRLGLSVSRSHAIERSH
- a CDS encoding NupC/NupG family nucleoside CNT transporter, with the translated sequence MAILFGIIGVTVLILCAYLLSESRSAINWKTVSRALLLQIGFAALVLYFPLGQAALSSLSNGVSGLLSFADIGIRFLFGDLADTGFIFAIRVLPIIIFFSALISALYYLGVMQKVIAFIGGGIQRFLGTSKAESLVATGNIFLSQGESPLLVRPFLANMTRSELFAVMAGGMASVAGSVLGGYAGLGVDLKYLIAASFMAAPGSLMMAKIIIPERGTPIDQSQVELDKAQDSNLIDALASGAMNGMKVAVAVGTMLIAFVSVIAMVNTGLENLGELVGFSGITLQALFGYLFAPLAWVIGIPSHEVLAAGSYIGQKVVMNEFVAFIDFVEHKALLSEHSQVIITFALCGFANIGSIAIQLGSIGVIAPERRSDVANLGIKAVIAGTLANLMSACLAGIFISL